A DNA window from Ranitomeya imitator isolate aRanImi1 chromosome 2, aRanImi1.pri, whole genome shotgun sequence contains the following coding sequences:
- the LOC138667385 gene encoding E3 ubiquitin-protein ligase TRIM39-like: MDMSFMEPIYSSILLNDGDSQGSRCAGNIYVDGKNIKPRIGEYESIAWHIKVKDNGNQEDTEVSCTYCVNRSVAAVRSCTLCEASLCSVHLNVHSKSKEHVFMAPMKTFDKAENVKCAIHNEVLKYYCFEDASCICVSCCLAGIHKNHQIEPLTDTCARKKKELKNVLEKLLIQQIETDSRVQTLQSQKATIKEKASKLSAKVSDLFIDLRYQMDNLELRILNEIAKEESNVSEPISLLLEKLEQQRDDLSRNIKLLEQLCNVSNPITILQKSRENHADLFYPKSRPSLLCDPEDLDEALILVTVKRSLDDIMARMKTWHCTSDVTMDVSTAANDIYVSGDKKTVSWSKINQRRQKTSERFKTYQVMSNQSFSSGRHYWEVEISNSGKWIMGVCYPSMDRKGELSVIGNNDKSWGLGYIDKKLKLMHDRTQRHLSSMLPCQRIGVYLDYEAGQMSFYEVSEGIRHIHTFITTFTEPVHAVFWVWYGWLRVTT, encoded by the coding sequence ATGGATATGTCCTTCATGGAGCCTATCTACTCTAGCATTCTGCTCAATGATGGAGATTCTCAAGGGTCAAGATGTGCCGGTAACATTTACGTtgatggcaaaaatataaaaccaagAATTGGAGAATATGAGTCTATTGCATGGCACATAAAGGTCAAGGACAATGGCAACCAAGAAGACACAGAAGTCTCCTGCACATACTGTGTCAACCGGTCTGTTGCGGCAGTAAGGTCGTGTACCTTATGTGAAGCTTCTCTTTGCAGTGTACACCTGAATGTGCACAGTAAGTCGAAGGAACATGTTTTCATGGCTCCCATGAAAACATTTGACAAAGCTGAAAATGTCAAATGTGCCATACACAACGAAGTACTGAAATACTACTGCTTCGAAGACGCCTCATGTATCTGTGTCTCATGTTGCCTCGCTGGGATACACAAGAATCACCAAATTGAGCCATTGACTGATACTTGTGCAAGGAAGAAAAAGGAGTTAAAAAATGTTCTGGAGAAATTACTCATACAGCAAATAGAGACTGACTCAAGAGTCCAGACATTGCAAAGTCAGAAGGCAACCATAAAAGAAAAAGCCAGCAAGCTGTCAGCTAAAGTCAGCGACCTGTTCATAGATCTCCGGTACCAGATGGACAATTTAGAGTTGAGGATCCTCAATGAGATTGCCAAGGAGGAGAGCAATGTCTCAGAGCCAATCTCCCTTCTCCTGGAAAAGTTGGAACAGCAGAGGGACGATCTTTCTAGAAACATAAAGTTACTTGAGCAACTGTGTAACGTATCCAACCCAATCACCATCTTACAGAAGTCGAGAGAAAACCACGCTGACCTATTTTATCCAAAAAGCAGACCAAGCCTGCTCTGTGATCCCGAGGATCTGGATGAAGCTCTCATCTTGGTGACTGTGAAAAGATCCTTAGATGACATCATGGCTCGCATGAAGACATGGCATTGCACATCAGATGTAACGATGGATGTCAGCACCGCGGCTAACGACATATATGTATCTGGGGACAAAAAAACTGTGTCctggtcaaaaatcaaccaacgtcGACAGAAGACTTCAGAGAGGTTTAAGACTTACCAGGTTATGAGCAACCAAAGTTTTTCTTCTGGGCGACATTATTGGGAAGTAGAGATTAGCAATTCGGGGAAGTGGATCATGGGAGTGTGTTACCCCAGTATGGACAGGAAAGGTGAACTGTCCGTCATTGGAAATAATGATAAATCCTGGGGACTGGGGTATATAGACAAAAAGCTAAAACTCATGCATGACCGAACTCAGCGGCATCTCTCCAGCATGTTACCTTGCCAAAGGATTGGGGTATATCTGGACTACGAGGCTGGGCAGATGTCGTTCTATGAGGTATCGGAAGGCATAAGACACATCCACACCTTCATCACCACCTTCACTGAGCCTGTTCATGCTGTGTTCTGGGTCTGGTACGGCTGGCTGAGGGTCACCACTTAG